TGGTTAAATTTATTTCAACCCATTCAAATTAATTACCGATTTTAATCCAATTTATTTTAATTCGTGTCATTAATAACACTTTTAAGTTTTAACTATCAATTAACCGGTATTtagtaaataaatttttttattatcatTAGTCGATGTCGTTAAATCGTGCATAGTGTAAGcccccttattttcaaaagttggTTCCACCCCGGGTATGAAtgattttgagagagagagagagagagagagagagagagagagagagagagagagagagagagagagagagagatttgttACATTTTTAGGCGTGAGTTGGGGTCTTTTTCTTTCATAAAACTACGGTCTTTTGCTTTCATTATATACATCACCAATACAACTACCTAATTTTCACTTACTACCGATGTGGAACAAATTTTCCTTAGAAATTCCTCGTTTCTTTAATAAACCCTTAAAGCCAACACTATCGTTTCTTGATTATACCCAAAACAACTAATTGCAATAATATAACAAAATCAAGATTCATTTCATATCACAAATGACAAAACTATTTCTTGATTGTTgtacccaaaacaatcaaaagttCCAAGTCAAGAGCTTTACAATTGTTTCAACTATAGAAAAGGGTACAACATTAGACTCATGTATAACCTAAAACATATCTAAAAATCAACAAGTACCCTGTTAGTTTTCACttattccccaaaatacccttcttcCATCCTAAACCACAATTTCTTTACTTCAATTCAGGCCATGTTTTCGCTGCTCTGTGAAATCTTTTAGAACCATCAGCAACAGGCTGTCACCTGTACATTCTCTGATTCCTTGTATCATATCACGTCTAGAGATTTTATGTTCCTGTAAAATCATACCAATCACCATTAAAACGAATCCATAATTTTATGAAAAAGATATAATTTGAATTTGTTAGCACTTACAATGTAACTGCGACGATACTGTGTGATCTCCTTCATGGATTTAGGAGGCAGAATCTTGGAAAGTGCTGCAATGAGTTCTGGAATTGGGATCCATGGGGAAACGGGTTTCTGAATTCGAACTCCATCTGATTGAGATCCTGAATCATATATAAAATTGTGTATATAAATCAATCGAGGTTCATCGAATCATGAAATTGACTATTGAATCATGAGACTGTTGAGGTGACTTACTGTTCACGTTTGAAGGTTTCGATGGTGTCTTGAAGCTGACGACGAATTCTGGCAATATGTGAGTGTTCATCTGATTACTCCATACGATGAACTTTTTAGGGGAAACCAAATCGTCGACTCCCGACTGAAAATTCTCTGAACTCGGGTGGCATTGCGTAGAAGAAGGATTCACAAGCTCCAATTTACCCAATATCACTCGGCACAGCAGAAGGTGTTTTACCCCATCTTCATCGACAATTGCAGACTCCACACTGTTGATATATATAATAGATTAATAAAATGAAAGAGTTAGAGGAAGAAGAACATGAATTAAAATCAACCGACCTTTCAAGTGGGGAATGATCAGGAGATAGAACAACGCCATGACTAAAAGAGCCGTTCTTTTGAATATTCTCATGGCCAAATCCGTGCAGAATGATGTTGTGAATTTCATCTTTTGAAGCACCAAACCAAGCATACTTGATATTAGCCACACCTTCATTTTTAATCTCCACAGCTTTTGAGAAAATCTGGAAGCTCCTCAGTCTAGCTTGGGTAATCGCACTGGTATTGAACAGATTCCTATGGATGTTTTGAATTTGAGCCTTAACCCCATGAACATCCAATCTCGATATGAACTTTTTCTCGATAATCCCGTACATTTTTTCACTCTCATCCAATCGAACCAATCCTTCTGGTTGAATCCTGGTATGTTCGACGATTCTACTTCCGGAGATAACACTTTCACAATCAGAAATAGATGAGGAATCATCCTCATCTTCCGAGCTCCCCCCAGAAACGGAGTCTTCTGTAATCGGACGACGGATTTCATCGTCACCACCAAAACTCGAGGAGGTTCCTTCATCATCGCCTACCAATCTCGGATCCATGGCAGCCGGCAACAATTGCAACATTGTTTAAAAACTAAGCAATCAAATTATAATTTCCTACCTTCAACTCAATGCATGTAACCAAAGAACAAATTACAACCGATACAATCGGACTATCCTAAATTCCTAATAATCAAACAGTATTTAATCAAGGAGAATCTCTTTCGCTTGGATAAAACGCTGGGTATATACCACGATAGAAAATCAAAAGAAGAATCTACGATTCGAAAACGTTAAACAAACTCAGTGAATCAAAACAAGAagatatgtgtatgtgtatgtatactGTATGTGTGTATGCATTCACGCATGTCGGTATGTATAAAGCCGAGGAAGAAGACAAATTTAAATCCCCGAAGGTGATAATTTTGGTAAACGCTTAGTAGAAGAGGAAACAATAGGCACGCCAATGGATTATGTTGAGGAAGAAACGACCGACTCAGAAATATCCATAAACAGAGAGAGGCCGAGGCAGTGCGGCGGAAACTGGTGGCGGTGTCACCGGTTTTAAGGGGGAGAGGGTCGGTTAAGAAATCCTCTCTCCCACGGAATTGCCCACCATTTCATTTTGTTCTGTACTCTTGGGGTTTCTTGGGCAAGTGGACACGTGAATTAAGTCGGTTTTTATTCTAATAATTAATAATTCATGTTTTCCACTTTCCTTATCTTATATTTCTACTTAATTAAACGATAACACTTAAACGTGTTTAATCTTAAAACTTGTTGGCTTCTAAAATACCGAGATATGTTTCGcataatactaataatattttAGAAGATTTGGACCCAGAAACTCTTatatgaaatttcactttttaacTACCAAATTTGCATCCTTGGGGCATCTATACATATTTATAGGATTAATAACAAGGTTATTTTTAACAtagattgagttttttttttttttttataattaatactaGTAAAGGATATATTTAGAAGAGTTTTAGAATAACTCAATAAACCGGTTGAAAtcttaatataaataatttttttttaattatttataagctACATTTTACTTTATCAAACATAacaatttataaaaatttaaaaaagcaAAATAGATGACGTTCAACCACAACCTATGtctaaaattttcaattaaggaAAACCTTGGGTCGACACTTGTATCATGGGCACCATTGTCTCCCTTAATTATTTGTTAaagaatcacacaaaatattTATGGCACGCGTATAAATTTAAGAGTTTATGGTTTTTGATTTAATTGGTAAACAATAGTACCTAACATGTTAAATGCATTTTCATAAATGCAAAAAAGTCAATCAAGAAAGAAATGCATATGCTTGTTAACAACAATTATCACTGAATACTTGTGGTTTTCATTTGTCGATCAAATGCCATGCCTTTTTGCTTCATTTTGTTTCTATCAAGTGTCATTATATGGCATGAATTTTATCATATAGTCACACGCATTTAATTTGCTTGAAGCGGTTGGTTATTGTATTGATGTAAAACATTTTTCGTTTTCTTAATGATATGTTTGTTATAAGATTTGTAACACATGATTTGTGAACAGAAAACTATGTTTTGTCAATATAATATGTAAAATCATATTAGCATGTATATCGATTTTCAAAATAACATATGAAACTCACATCCATACTTAAATCCGGTTTGCTGTTCTTGAcacttacttttttttttaccttAGAAGCTATAACAACAAACTTTTGGTATAATCAACTCAATAATTTAAAATCGAAAATGTTTCTTACTATACTAAGTCAATCGATCAATATAACATTTCATTAAACATAATAGAATCTTGCCCCATAATAGATTTATGAGTCAtttacttttcaaaatcaccccaTGCCTTAGATAACTGAGAAAACACAAATGCATCAAACGACATAGATTAAAAGCTCAAAACTGAAAACTAGAAAGTAAAAGTTGAAAACTTTCAGTGAAGGTTTTGAGAgcttttaatgatattttagagTTTGTTTTAAGAAAAAACCTGTATCAAAGAAAAAATTATAAGGAGTAGCTTTTAGTTTTTTATATAAtcttatattttaaaaagtttacaGTAAAATTTCTGAATATTTccacacaaataaaaaataaaacttccAACTATCAATCATGTCCAAAAGTTTTTTGTTGTAAAATAAAAGCTTTAAACTAATACTCTCAAAcga
The genomic region above belongs to Lactuca sativa cultivar Salinas chromosome 4, Lsat_Salinas_v11, whole genome shotgun sequence and contains:
- the LOC111891673 gene encoding probable inactive poly [ADP-ribose] polymerase SRO5, whose product is MLQLLPAAMDPRLVGDDEGTSSSFGGDDEIRRPITEDSVSGGSSEDEDDSSSISDCESVISGSRIVEHTRIQPEGLVRLDESEKMYGIIEKKFISRLDVHGVKAQIQNIHRNLFNTSAITQARLRSFQIFSKAVEIKNEGVANIKYAWFGASKDEIHNIILHGFGHENIQKNGSFSHGVVLSPDHSPLESVESAIVDEDGVKHLLLCRVILGKLELVNPSSTQCHPSSENFQSGVDDLVSPKKFIVWSNQMNTHILPEFVVSFKTPSKPSNVNRSQSDGVRIQKPVSPWIPIPELIAALSKILPPKSMKEITQYRRSYIEHKISRRDMIQGIRECTGDSLLLMVLKDFTEQRKHGLN